A genomic segment from Lignipirellula cremea encodes:
- a CDS encoding BON domain-containing protein, with product MSLQNDRQACGADQELQRRVSNFLAERLRPGLNRLQVDVSNGVVTIEGRLTSFYEKQLALNCCQRVAGVVQLVDQLEVAVA from the coding sequence ATGAGTTTGCAAAATGATCGCCAGGCTTGTGGGGCCGATCAGGAATTGCAGCGTCGTGTTTCGAACTTCCTGGCGGAGCGACTCCGCCCGGGCTTGAACCGTCTCCAGGTCGATGTCAGCAATGGCGTTGTCACGATCGAAGGACGTTTGACCAGCTTTTACGAAAAACAGCTTGCCCTGAATTGCTGCCAGCGTGTGGCAGGCGTGGTGCAACTCGTTGACCAGTTAGAAGTCGCCGTCGCTTAA
- a CDS encoding serine integrase family protein → MQMLQEHLSTGMLMLGMGIAAFVLLRRRFLTRRKHRGKRSKETAPQASLRPGEIASAPPEFLRLQVELHETARDLKAEIDTKMRALSALSILAEERTAALERAIAEADRRNLTGAGTMQNIPPGGTRVPPATALSPVCDHDLRAALRLLNQGQSTAAIAGELGYPLGDMELALSLCQRPSP, encoded by the coding sequence ATGCAAATGCTGCAGGAACACCTTTCGACCGGCATGCTGATGCTGGGTATGGGGATCGCAGCGTTTGTGTTGCTGCGTCGTCGATTTCTGACGCGGCGAAAGCATCGCGGCAAACGCTCGAAGGAGACGGCTCCCCAGGCGTCGCTCCGGCCGGGAGAAATTGCCAGCGCTCCGCCCGAATTCCTGCGGCTGCAGGTCGAGCTGCATGAAACGGCGCGGGATCTCAAAGCCGAGATCGACACCAAAATGCGAGCGCTGTCGGCGCTCTCGATTCTGGCCGAAGAGCGGACCGCAGCGTTAGAAAGGGCGATCGCCGAAGCGGACCGCCGGAACCTGACAGGCGCGGGAACGATGCAAAACATTCCCCCAGGCGGCACACGCGTGCCGCCGGCGACTGCGCTGTCGCCGGTGTGCGACCATGACTTGCGAGCCGCCTTGCGGTTGCTGAACCAGGGCCAGTCGACCGCGGCGATCGCGGGCGAACTGGGCTATCCGCTGGGCGACATGGAGCTCGCCTTGAGCCTGTGCCAGCGGCCCTCCCCTTAA
- a CDS encoding PAS domain-containing sensor histidine kinase: protein MSDPLTSAPEGMSTDAWLNLISSQIPAVMWTTNRKLEFTWGIGAGLKALGLRAHQLNGVSLHTYFKSDDPSFRPIDMHHRALAGQHVNYEQKWGGNVYESHLEPLRNDRQEIIGVVGIALDITRRVHAESQIKASAETFENLAHFLPAMLYQTRGNNDGSNFQTPYLSAFAEKFLGYTAEEVQKDPMLLLKAIHPDDQEAYYRKALASMANFTPFRFDFRAVAKDGVQRWLRACSQPDRLENNEMIYHGVAIDITDLVQERQELEQDVKRLSQYGSQWHQNLMFTTGKLTQETAQRTQIEQALQGNQRTLNDMVNRQDCERRRAADILHEDLLQRIIAAKYKLEGINLEQVGSHGRDLEETIVLLAEVIRQSTQLMSELHPTVPEGVSLTEALEQLVREAEMESDTKFDFIYDDIRPDTISKSLEVGVIRIVEEALSNIRRHSKALQATVELTQTSQCVMICIHDEGVGFNANEDVGIHTDEGGVFKPRQGDSANAQQQEEIPGGFRSIEQCVKLFGGRLTINSHPGQGARIHVELPTAIYSTPSESDFR, encoded by the coding sequence ATGAGTGATCCCCTCACCTCTGCCCCGGAAGGCATGTCCACCGACGCCTGGCTGAATCTGATCTCTTCCCAGATTCCAGCCGTCATGTGGACCACGAACCGCAAGCTGGAATTCACCTGGGGCATCGGCGCCGGCTTGAAAGCGCTGGGGCTGAGGGCGCATCAGCTCAACGGCGTTTCGCTGCACACCTATTTCAAATCCGATGATCCGTCCTTCCGCCCCATCGACATGCATCATCGCGCTTTGGCGGGACAGCATGTCAACTATGAACAAAAGTGGGGAGGGAACGTCTACGAGTCGCATCTGGAACCGCTGCGCAACGACCGCCAGGAAATCATCGGCGTGGTTGGCATCGCGCTCGACATCACCCGTCGGGTCCATGCCGAGTCCCAGATCAAGGCTTCGGCCGAAACCTTTGAGAACCTGGCGCATTTCCTGCCCGCCATGCTTTATCAAACGCGCGGCAACAATGACGGCAGCAATTTCCAAACGCCTTATCTGAGCGCCTTTGCGGAAAAGTTCCTGGGCTACACGGCCGAGGAAGTGCAGAAAGATCCGATGCTGCTGCTCAAGGCGATCCACCCCGACGACCAGGAAGCTTATTACCGCAAGGCGCTGGCTTCCATGGCCAATTTCACTCCGTTCCGTTTTGACTTTCGCGCCGTGGCGAAAGACGGCGTCCAGCGCTGGCTGAGGGCCTGTTCCCAGCCGGACCGGCTCGAAAACAATGAAATGATCTACCATGGGGTGGCGATCGATATTACCGACCTCGTCCAGGAACGCCAGGAGCTGGAACAGGATGTCAAACGGCTCAGCCAGTACGGCTCCCAGTGGCACCAGAACCTGATGTTTACCACCGGCAAACTGACTCAGGAAACGGCCCAGCGAACCCAGATTGAACAGGCCCTCCAGGGGAACCAGCGCACCCTCAACGATATGGTCAACCGCCAGGATTGCGAACGCCGACGGGCCGCCGACATCCTGCACGAAGATCTGCTGCAGCGCATCATCGCCGCCAAATACAAACTGGAAGGCATTAATCTTGAACAGGTCGGTTCGCACGGGCGCGATCTCGAAGAAACGATCGTGTTGCTGGCCGAGGTCATCAGGCAAAGCACGCAGCTCATGTCCGAGCTGCATCCGACGGTGCCCGAAGGGGTCAGTCTGACCGAAGCTCTCGAACAGCTCGTCCGCGAAGCCGAGATGGAAAGCGACACCAAGTTCGACTTCATTTACGACGATATCCGGCCGGATACAATCAGCAAATCGCTTGAGGTCGGAGTGATTCGCATAGTCGAAGAGGCCCTGTCCAATATCCGCCGCCACAGCAAGGCCCTGCAGGCCACCGTGGAACTAACGCAGACCTCGCAATGCGTCATGATTTGCATCCACGACGAAGGCGTCGGCTTCAATGCGAATGAAGATGTCGGCATCCATACCGACGAGGGCGGGGTCTTCAAACCCAGGCAGGGAGATAGCGCCAACGCCCAGCAGCAGGAAGAAATTCCGGGCGGGTTCCGCTCGATCGAACAGTGCGTCAAATTGTTCGGCGGCCGACTGACGATCAACAGCCACCCAGGACAGGGCGCCCGCATCCATGTGGAGCTGCCGACGGCTATCTATAGCACTCCGTCGGAAAGCGACTTCCGCTAA
- the larC gene encoding nickel pincer cofactor biosynthesis protein LarC yields the protein MKIAYFDCMSGISGDMLLGAMVDAGVDLAEIQAGVDTLGLPDCRLTAEVVSRRGFRATHVRVEHEPEHAHRHLHHITDMIDASTLSPARKELAKRIFTRLGESEAKVHGVDLRKVHFHEVGAVDSIADIVGAAIGLDALGVGKIYCSPIPTGSGSITIAHGMVSVPAPATAELLLGIPLVRSEVAAELTTPTGAAIAATVADEFGPLPSMEITGIGYGAGTRNLTEQANVFRLLLGETNDDLVADQIWALETNLDDVPGEVIGHCTTLLADAGALDVYATSIQMKKNRPGVLLSVLCPADKIGKLEKIIFRETSTLGIRRWPVSRHKLERRKVRVETEFGPIEGKAAMLLGEEHFSPEFESCRAAAAERNVALQKVYEAARAAYASQ from the coding sequence ATGAAGATCGCCTATTTCGATTGCATGTCGGGTATCAGCGGCGACATGCTACTGGGGGCCATGGTGGACGCCGGCGTGGATCTGGCCGAAATCCAGGCCGGCGTGGATACGCTGGGACTGCCCGACTGTCGCCTGACGGCGGAGGTCGTCTCCCGCCGCGGCTTTCGGGCGACGCATGTCCGTGTGGAGCATGAGCCCGAACACGCCCACCGACATCTGCACCACATCACCGACATGATCGATGCCTCGACCTTGTCGCCGGCCCGCAAGGAACTGGCCAAACGGATCTTCACCCGACTGGGAGAATCAGAGGCCAAAGTGCACGGGGTCGATCTCCGCAAGGTGCACTTTCACGAGGTCGGGGCGGTCGACTCGATCGCCGATATCGTAGGCGCCGCGATCGGACTCGATGCGCTCGGCGTGGGTAAGATTTACTGTTCGCCCATCCCCACCGGCAGCGGGTCCATTACTATCGCCCATGGGATGGTCAGCGTGCCGGCTCCTGCGACGGCCGAGTTGCTGCTGGGCATTCCGCTGGTGCGGAGCGAAGTGGCTGCGGAACTCACCACGCCGACAGGCGCCGCGATTGCCGCCACGGTAGCCGACGAGTTTGGGCCGCTGCCGTCGATGGAGATCACCGGAATCGGCTACGGAGCCGGCACCCGGAATCTGACCGAACAAGCGAACGTGTTCCGGCTGCTGCTGGGAGAAACGAACGACGACCTGGTTGCCGACCAGATCTGGGCCCTGGAGACGAATCTCGACGACGTGCCCGGCGAGGTCATCGGCCACTGCACCACCTTGCTGGCCGACGCCGGCGCGCTCGATGTCTATGCGACTTCGATCCAAATGAAAAAGAACCGCCCGGGCGTGCTGCTCAGCGTGCTTTGCCCTGCCGACAAAATCGGCAAACTCGAAAAAATCATCTTCCGCGAGACGTCCACCCTGGGCATTCGGCGCTGGCCTGTCAGCCGACACAAACTTGAGCGAAGAAAAGTTAGGGTAGAGACGGAGTTTGGGCCGATTGAAGGAAAGGCGGCGATGCTGCTTGGCGAGGAGCACTTTTCTCCCGAGTTTGAATCCTGCCGGGCAGCGGCTGCGGAACGGAACGTCGCTTTGCAAAAGGTTTACGAAGCTGCCCGCGCTGCCTACGCCTCCCAATGA
- the efp gene encoding elongation factor P — protein MGTYKTSDFRKGLKVQIDGEPYQMTEMTFRKPGKGNALYECRLRNLVRGTMMSRTYRGGETLESADVEEINSQFLYRQGDMFVFMNSETYDQYELTSAQVDENWKYLKDGMACSMVLFNNNPISITPPNHVELEVTYCEPGAKGDTATNVTKPCKVETDAEFLCPSFINIGNVIRVDTRTGEYIERVRT, from the coding sequence GTGGGTACCTATAAAACGAGTGACTTTCGTAAAGGGCTCAAAGTCCAAATCGACGGCGAACCCTACCAGATGACCGAGATGACTTTCCGCAAGCCTGGCAAGGGGAACGCCCTGTACGAATGCCGCCTGCGGAACCTGGTGCGGGGGACGATGATGTCGCGCACCTATCGCGGCGGGGAAACCCTGGAATCCGCCGACGTCGAAGAAATCAACTCGCAGTTCCTGTACCGCCAGGGCGACATGTTCGTGTTCATGAACAGTGAAACGTATGACCAGTACGAACTGACCTCAGCCCAGGTCGACGAGAACTGGAAATACCTCAAAGATGGCATGGCTTGCTCGATGGTGCTGTTCAACAACAACCCCATCTCGATCACCCCGCCGAACCATGTCGAGCTCGAAGTCACCTACTGCGAACCCGGAGCCAAAGGGGATACGGCCACCAACGTGACCAAGCCCTGCAAGGTGGAAACCGACGCCGAGTTCCTGTGCCCTTCGTTCATCAACATTGGCAATGTCATTCGCGTCGACACCCGCACGGGCGAGTACATCGAACGGGTCCGCACCTGA
- a CDS encoding DUF692 domain-containing protein → MLPTIGYTLREHPRLASVDLMVDAVEIACRPADDPREFAQAVNTLEIDHVSLHAALPGGTAEESTPWLLLDALRHVCFESGAMAFSDRWVWNARLDSPAAFDRVTRRLEKVVQFFSPLGFFLKTTPPPNQPAGGLPGADQFARLLERTGCGWLLDLSHLEAVATRDGFLAGEFLEQVMPCAESVQIHLDGAGATWDLYRHALRAGQEKITAVFLQRTMPVADDAALPRDLWLARLAAEAALLERTVGAAVSASETQSGASSAGDAS, encoded by the coding sequence ATGCTACCGACGATCGGCTACACTCTCCGCGAACACCCGCGCTTAGCCAGCGTCGATCTGATGGTCGATGCGGTGGAAATCGCCTGCCGCCCGGCGGACGATCCGCGCGAGTTCGCCCAGGCGGTGAATACGCTGGAGATCGACCACGTCAGCCTGCATGCGGCATTGCCTGGCGGGACGGCGGAGGAATCAACGCCCTGGTTGTTACTGGATGCGTTGCGGCATGTCTGTTTTGAAAGCGGGGCGATGGCTTTCAGCGACCGCTGGGTCTGGAATGCTCGCCTGGACTCCCCCGCTGCTTTTGACCGTGTCACGCGCCGGCTGGAAAAGGTCGTCCAGTTTTTTAGCCCGTTGGGGTTCTTTCTGAAAACCACTCCGCCGCCAAACCAGCCCGCCGGCGGTCTGCCAGGAGCTGATCAGTTTGCCCGACTTCTCGAGCGCACGGGCTGCGGCTGGCTGCTGGACCTGTCGCATCTGGAAGCGGTCGCCACGCGAGACGGTTTTCTGGCAGGCGAGTTTCTGGAGCAGGTAATGCCCTGCGCCGAGAGCGTTCAGATTCATCTGGACGGCGCCGGCGCCACGTGGGATCTCTATCGGCATGCCTTGCGGGCGGGACAGGAGAAGATCACGGCCGTGTTTCTGCAGAGGACCATGCCGGTTGCCGACGACGCCGCGTTGCCTCGCGATTTGTGGCTGGCACGGCTGGCGGCCGAGGCGGCCCTCCTGGAACGCACCGTCGGCGCCGCGGTATCCGCGAGCGAAACCCAATCGGGCGCATCGTCCGCCGGCGACGCCTCCTGA
- the epmB gene encoding EF-P beta-lysylation protein EpmB, which produces MRAIVTNRNDSVRAGSPASPPDWKVAMQAAIRDPGELLRRLQLPPDLACSTAAKTFPVFAPLEYIARIVPGDRTDPLLLQVLPLPAETQSTEGFSADPLAEQDYTLAPGLLKKYAGRALLVTTGACAIHCRYCFRREFPYQQSGPPAWDESLARIAADSTIEEVLLSGGDPLTLTDPVLARLVQRLAEIPHVRRLRVHTRLPIVIPQRVNAEFLGWLTGSRLTPIVVVHANHPQEIDDPTAAALKRLRQAGVMLLNQTVLLRGVNDQAEPLIELSRRLIDAGTTPYYLHQLDRVRGTAHFETPPEVGQQLIAAMRAALPGYATPRFVQELPGEPNKTVLA; this is translated from the coding sequence ATGAGGGCGATTGTAACGAATAGAAATGATTCTGTCCGCGCCGGCTCCCCCGCTTCGCCCCCAGATTGGAAAGTCGCCATGCAAGCCGCCATTCGCGACCCGGGCGAGCTTCTCCGCCGCCTGCAGTTGCCGCCGGATCTTGCCTGTTCGACCGCCGCAAAAACCTTCCCCGTCTTTGCTCCGCTGGAGTATATCGCACGGATCGTTCCTGGCGACCGGACCGACCCTTTGTTGCTGCAGGTGTTGCCGCTGCCCGCTGAAACGCAGTCGACCGAAGGCTTTTCCGCAGACCCCCTGGCAGAACAGGATTATACCCTGGCGCCGGGATTACTGAAAAAATATGCCGGCCGCGCGCTGCTTGTCACGACTGGCGCCTGCGCCATCCATTGCCGTTATTGTTTCCGGCGAGAGTTCCCGTACCAGCAGTCGGGTCCCCCGGCCTGGGACGAATCGCTGGCCCGGATTGCGGCAGATTCGACGATCGAAGAAGTGCTGCTCAGCGGCGGCGACCCGCTGACCCTGACCGACCCGGTTCTGGCCCGGCTGGTTCAGCGTCTGGCGGAGATTCCCCATGTGCGGCGCCTGCGGGTACATACGCGATTGCCGATTGTGATTCCCCAACGGGTCAACGCGGAATTCCTGGGCTGGCTGACCGGCAGTCGACTAACACCAATTGTCGTGGTGCACGCGAATCATCCGCAAGAGATCGACGACCCCACGGCCGCCGCCCTGAAACGCCTTCGCCAGGCGGGAGTGATGCTGCTGAACCAGACCGTGCTGCTTCGCGGCGTGAATGATCAGGCGGAACCCCTGATTGAATTAAGCCGGCGCCTGATCGATGCGGGAACTACCCCTTATTACTTGCATCAACTGGATCGCGTGCGCGGAACGGCCCACTTTGAAACCCCGCCTGAGGTTGGCCAGCAGCTGATCGCGGCCATGCGAGCCGCCCTGCCCGGTTATGCGACGCCGCGATTTGTGCAGGAATTGCCCGGCGAACCGAATAAAACCGTGCTCGCCTGA
- a CDS encoding transglutaminase family protein encodes MKFKPNYCRPEAYFYFAEQLPHLETTTGLLRAALAISMHALDDVVPDDIESRLLGIAADTRSKFRGNQVEAMLAYHHETFFEKYGFAGNHNNYYLTLNSYLPTVLESARGIPVTLSLLYKVIGEYIGLDVRGVNVRGHFLVRVRDQKNWLIIDPYFGGTVLSREEAYTRIEQVTRQRVVRHHSTLEPSTHRQWIIRILANLRLIFTLQNRNEDLGAMNEFYNLLVDEQDR; translated from the coding sequence ATGAAATTTAAACCGAACTATTGCCGCCCTGAAGCCTACTTCTATTTCGCCGAACAATTGCCGCACCTGGAGACCACGACGGGTCTGCTGCGGGCAGCTCTGGCGATTTCGATGCACGCTTTGGACGACGTTGTGCCCGACGATATCGAATCGCGTTTGCTGGGCATCGCGGCCGATACCCGGAGCAAGTTTCGCGGGAACCAGGTCGAAGCGATGCTGGCCTACCACCACGAAACGTTCTTTGAAAAATACGGTTTCGCCGGCAACCACAACAACTACTATCTCACCTTGAACAGCTATCTGCCGACGGTGCTGGAATCGGCCCGCGGGATTCCGGTGACGCTGTCCCTGCTTTACAAGGTGATCGGCGAGTACATCGGGCTCGACGTGCGCGGCGTGAATGTCCGGGGCCACTTTCTGGTGCGTGTTCGCGATCAGAAGAACTGGCTGATCATCGATCCCTATTTTGGCGGGACCGTGCTCAGCCGGGAAGAAGCGTATACCCGGATTGAACAGGTAACCCGGCAGCGGGTGGTTCGGCATCATTCCACGCTGGAGCCTTCGACCCATCGCCAGTGGATCATTCGCATCCTCGCGAACCTGCGGTTGATCTTCACCCTGCAGAACCGGAACGAAGACCTGGGCGCCATGAACGAATTTTATAACCTGCTGGTCGACGAGCAGGATCGGTAA
- a CDS encoding P-II family nitrogen regulator — MRKIEAIIRHHKLDEIKEALMQAGFQGMTVTEVRGFGRQKGHTETYRGAEYQIDFVPKIKIELVVESERSDEAVRIITEAARTGNIGDGKLFLIDLADVVRIRTGETGTAAV, encoded by the coding sequence ATGAGAAAAATTGAGGCGATTATCCGGCATCACAAACTTGACGAAATCAAGGAAGCCCTGATGCAGGCCGGATTTCAGGGAATGACTGTCACGGAAGTACGCGGTTTTGGACGCCAAAAAGGGCATACAGAAACGTACCGCGGCGCCGAGTACCAGATTGACTTTGTGCCAAAAATCAAGATTGAGTTGGTCGTAGAAAGCGAACGCAGCGATGAAGCGGTGCGTATCATCACCGAGGCCGCCCGCACGGGCAACATCGGCGATGGAAAGCTCTTTCTGATTGATCTCGCCGACGTTGTGCGAATTCGTACAGGGGAAACGGGCACGGCCGCCGTTTAA